One window from the genome of Anguilla rostrata isolate EN2019 chromosome 5, ASM1855537v3, whole genome shotgun sequence encodes:
- the LOC135255110 gene encoding LOW QUALITY PROTEIN: cleavage and polyadenylation specificity factor subunit 7-like (The sequence of the model RefSeq protein was modified relative to this genomic sequence to represent the inferred CDS: inserted 1 base in 1 codon; deleted 2 bases in 1 codon): protein MAAAVGPADAAELIDIYGEDDFNQNSGEDGEFVGRAEPSDLYDDVLTGSVSQDRLLREEATSSNKAQPTKPENKPAILYTYSGGRSKRLAVYVGNFSWWTTDTDLINVANRIGVKDIQEIKFAENRANGQSRGYAEVVVSSESSLQRLLESLPHSHINGEKVDCRFATRQNFSLFESQAKKRVPQRSNSRESDFTDGRPPGSSPEHPPLTHPHPXPHPHPPHPHSSKPSSLPPPFYARPPPFGGDLPPHFPPPPPHIPPPPLPHMYPPPPPHIPSQPAPTLHLNPAFFPPAQESYSSTAYSRNSRDADAPTPPMPEGEYEELMNRNRTIASSAITKAVTGATAGDFPLAIETLLTAIAVIKQSRVSTDERCRALVTSLKDCLFSIESKSYGSRKRHRSRDRDRERDRDRDRERERDREREREREGSHSQSWDMAGGGGGGGGGGGGGGGGASRRHRDRSASGERDRIRERERERHREYRERHR from the exons ATGGCGGCTGCGGTGGGCCCGGCGGATGCAGCGGAGCTCATAGACATCTACGGTGAAGACGATTTCAATCAAAACAGTGGCGAG GATGGAGAATTTGTGGGAAGAGCCGAGCCGAGTGATCTCTATGACGATGTACTGACAGGCTCCGTAAGTCAAGATAGGCTGTTGAGGGAGGAGGCCACATCTTCCAACAAGGCCCAGCCAACCAAACCTGAGAACAAACCTGCTATACTGTACACTTACAGTGGTGGGCGGAGCAAGAGGCTGGCTGTCTATGTGGGCAACTTCTCTTGG tGGACCACAGACACCGACCTGATCAACGTGGCGAACCGGATCGGGGTGAAGGACATCCAGGAGATCAAGTTTGCAGAGAACAGAGCCAACGGCCAGTCCAGAGG GTACGCCGAGGTGGTGGTGTCGTCCGAGTCCTCCCTGCAGCGGCTGCTGGAGTCCCTGCCCCACTCCCACATCAACGGGGAGAAGGTGGACTGCCGCTTCGCCACCCGCCAGAACTTCTCCCTGTTCGAGTCCCAGGCCAAGAAGC gtgTCCCACAGCGCTCCAACTCTCGCGAGTCGGACTTCACCGACGGGCGGCCCCCCGGGTCCTCCCCCGAGCACCcgcccctcacccacccccacc caccccacccccaccctccccacccccactccagtaagccctcctccctgcccccgccctTCTACGCCCGGCCCCCTCCCTTCGGCGGAGACCTGCCCCCACATTTC CCACCCCCGCCGCCCCACAtcccccctccgcccctgcCCCACATGtaccccccgccgccgccccacATCCCCAGCCAGCCCGCTCCCACCCTCCACCTAAACCCCGCCTTCTTCCCCCCGGCTCAGGAGagctacagcagcacagcctaCAGCCGTAACAG CAGGGACGCCgacgcccccacgccccccatgCCGGAGGGGGAGTACGAAGAGCTGATGAACAGGAACCGGACCATCGCCAGCAGCGCCATCACCAAGGCTGTGACTGGGGCCACTGCAG GAGACTTCCCCCTGGCCATCGAAACCCTGCTAACGGCCATCGCCGTCATCAAGCAGTCGCGCGTCTCCACGGACGAGCGCTGCCGAGCCCTGGTCACGTCTCTGAAGGACTGCCTGTTCTCCATCGAGAGCAAGTCCTACGGGTCCAG GAAAAGGCACCGTTCccgggacagagacagagagcgggaCCGGGATCGGGACAGGGAGCGCGagcgggacagggagagggagcgggagagggagggctcCCACAGCCAGTCCTGGGACatggcgggcggcggcggcggtggtggcggcggcggcggcggcgggggcgggggcgcgtcCCGCAGGCACCGGGACCGCTCGGCCAGCGGGGAGAGGGACCGCAttcgggagagggagagagagcgacacaGAGAGTACAGGGAGCGGCATCGCTAG